The Sesamum indicum cultivar Zhongzhi No. 13 linkage group LG6, S_indicum_v1.0, whole genome shotgun sequence genomic interval ctttttttggatatgttaaatgaataaaaaaaattgtgaaaaaaaaataataaattacctcctatattttagaaaataaagcaaattacccaCTATCAAAGCTTTAGATTGTGagagtaatttgcttcattttttaaaatacaaggagtgatttgccatttttttttttttttttgtcacgTAAAATGTTTTGTTCATTTATCGTATTATAGGGgtttaaaatgcatttttttcctaaatttaaTCTGCTTATATCAGTAATTTCGGGATAGATAGAGTAATTGAAATTCTAATGCATGTGTTTGAATGGTGAGAACACGAAACAGGCGGGTCAGAAAATGGGCGACATGGCGGGGAAGGTCTCGAGCACGGCGCAAGACGCGGCTGGCAAAGTGAAGCAGACTGCCCAGGACGCAGCCGGAAAAGTGAAGCAAACGGCGGAGGACGCCTGGGGATCTGTTAAAGACGCCACGAACAAGATCAAAGACACGGTGGTGGGGAAGGCGGAGGCGTCCGCCGACTCTGCCAAAGACACCATCAGAGAAGGGGCTGCAAAAGTTGATCGCACCATCAACTCCAAAAACTGAACACATTACTGTTTCTTTACATTTTCCATGTTCAGTTAAAGGTGTAGTAGACTTGGTTTGTTTCAGTTTTTGTCTGAATTTTCAGGAATAATTTTCACTTTGATTCTGACACAAGAATCAAGTTTGAGAGGTTTTATGGATATGTTGATGTATCCAATTGTCTTGGGatagtttttgttttgtaagaAGCCTAAGTTGATGAATATTTCTTTCTAGATGAAGAGGAATACAGAAGCAGTTGTTATTACTGTGTCAATAACTACAAATACAAAAACTCTATTGCTTATTGAAACCAAATTTGGCAGTGGAGGAAGCTGAATTCAGCAATGAAGAAGCAGAAAAGCTTGAATTGTTGCTCTGCAAATAGAAGCTCTGCATTGCAGACGACGGCCCTCCTCCGTTGGAACTCTTGTTTCTCTCTGCATCATCGGCTTGTGATGATCCCTTTATAAGCACATCTTTTGAACTTTCCTCCCTTTCATGCCTTATTTCCTTCAGCATTGCTGCTATATCCTTCATTGTCGGCCTGTCGTCCGGTGATGGATGCACGCAGAGCATAGCAACTCCTAAAGTCTGcatcatttcttgaatttcaggCTCAGGCCTTAGGCGTAAGCTCGGGTCTAGAACTTCTATTCCGCCTCTTTTCTGCCTCACCCAGTCCACTATGTGAAGTCCGTCTGGTATTGTGGGATCGATCGGTTGTTTACCCGTTAAAACTTCAAGCACAACGACTCCATAGCTGTATACATCACTCTTTTCTGTGATCTTCATCATGTACCCATACTCTGCatctcaagaaaaaagaatccaGTTACATTCTATGTGATATGATACAAAAGCTACATTCATTTTGATGTACGTCGAAGCAACGAAAGAAATCTGAACTAACCAGGAGCAATATAGCCATAGGAACCTGCAACGGTATTTGAAGATCGGGCGAAATCTCCATCATCGACAAGCTTAGCAAGCCCGAAATCAGCAATATAAGGCTCAAAGTCAAGCCCAATCAAAATGTTGTTGGCCTTGATGTCCCTGTGGACAATGGGGGGAACACAGTCGTGGTGTAGATAAGCTAAACCTTGTGCTGCTCCTAATATAATCCGGTACCTCACGTCCCACTCTAAGCATCCTACATTCCTTTCGTGAAGGAGACTTCCTAGGCTCCCATTCGGCATGTAATCGTACATGAGCAATCTCGTGTTCTGATTCCAGCAGCAACCTAAGAACTTAACAATATTCTTATGGCGGATTGAACCAAGAGTTTTCACCTCAGTTGAGAAGGAATCACGAACTCCGCTTATGCCTAATTGATCGTTTTGGCAGTTGTAACCGGCTTGTACCGTTGTTGGCCACAGCTTTTTTACTGCTATGACTTCTCCGTTGTCTAGTTCAGCCCTGTAAACAATCCCTGAGCATCCCTTGCCGATCGCGTTGGCTTCGACAAGACACCTGAGAATTTGCTCAACCGAGAAATTCAACTTCTGGAATGGAGTAAATTTCCAAGACAATGATTCACCCTCTCCCAGTTCAGAATCGGCATcttctttattcatttttctcacCCTTAAAACTGCTAATGTGCCAAGAACTGCTAATGCTATTGTCACAATAGTCAGTAATGCAATTGCCAGTTTTAGCCTCCAAGACCGCCTGGCACGCGGTATTCCCATACCCTGTGCACTGCTCAAGAAACATGAGTCGTGTCCCCGAGCACATAAGCCCTGGTTCCCAGCCAGTTCTGTGGCTGATAGCTGCCTGAACAGCTTGTTATCCGGGAGATAACCGGTGAAATTGTTGTAGGAAACATTCAAAGAAACAAGGTTAACCAGCCCTGAAAGCGACATTAAATCCCCTCCAAGCTTGTTATGTGAAAGGTCAAGTACAGATAGCTTGTTCAGGGCAACAATTTGAGGCGGGATTTCCCCTGTCAAGGCATTCCAGCTCAGATTCAAAGCAATTTCAAGAGCCTCAATTTCAAAGATCTGCACCGGTATGCTTCCAAAGAGCTGATTCCGGCTTAAATCAAGCAGTTGAAGTCTCGAACAGCGGCCAAGTGTTGATGGTATTGGCCCTGAGAAGGAATTGCTGCCAAGTGAAAGCCTGTTAAGAGAGTAGAGTTCACCCAAACTCCCTGGAATCGGGCCATTAAACTGATTCATGGAAACATCCAACACCTCTAGTTTAGAAAGAGAGGACAGAGAACTAGGAAGATTTCCAGTAAGTGAATTCCCTGCCAGGTTCAGCATTTGCAGCTCTCCGCAATTGCAAATTTCATCTGGAACTACTCCACTAAGATGGTTGTCAGAGAGATCAAGAAAGCTGAGATTGGTAAGGAAGCCTATCTCTCTCGGTATTTGTCCGTTGATTTTGTTGCCGACCAGTCTCAATCGTATAAGAGACGTGCAATTACCTATCTCCGGAGGAATAAAACCTGATATATCGTTGAAGATCAAGAGAAGCTTGGTCAGATTTCTTAGCTGAAAAATGCTCGGAGGCAAGCTACCCGTGAGAGAGTTTCGCGATAAATCCAAAGCCTGGAGGCTTTTGCAGCCTGAANNNNNNNNNNTTATCCCAGGCGAAAAAGACTTGAAGCTGAGCCAAGAAACCAAGTTCGGGGGGAATGGAGCCAGAAATCTGATTACTGTCGATTTGAAACTGTATCAAGCTCGTGGCATTGGAGAGAACCGCAGGGATTGAGCCCGAAATATTGTTGCTGCTGAGCATCAACTCTTGAAGATTCGTCAGGTTCCCGAAAGATTCAGGTATACTTCCCGACAAAAAGTTCaaggaaaaatcaagaaccaCTAAACTTTTGCAGTTGCCAATCTCTTCAGGAATAGAGCCCACGAAGCTGTTCTGCCACAGCAACAACTTCTCGAGCTTCTGAAGCCTTCCCAGCTCCCGTGGAAGCGCACCCGACAGGCTATTCTCATACAAATACACGTCCACAAGCTCCGAGCAGTTGCCAATCTCCGCTGGAATTTCCCCCGACAGCATTGTAGTATAAAGTGACAAAACCTGAAGATTATTCAACCTGCCCAACGAAGAAGGAAGCGAACCAGATATCTTAGTATCAGCAAGTCCCAAAACCTGCAAATTCTGGCAGTTCCCAATTTCATCTGGAATTTCTCCATCGATATCTTGATTCCCACCAGCTCTCAGCGTTTCCAGAGCTGACAGCAACCCTATTTCCGCAGGAATATTTCCACTCAGCCTGTTGTCAAAAATTGCCAGACTTTTCAGGCTGGTGCACCCCCCAATCTCAGCTGGGATTTTCCCCGTCAGCTGATTAGAGTTCAACGTCAACTCTTCCAGGTTCTTAAGCTTACCAATACTCCCCGGAATATTCCCCACAAGACTGTTGAAACTAACATCAATCGTCTTCAACAAAACACAGTCTCCAATATCAAGTGGGATTGTCCCGGTGAGATTAGCCCCGGAAATGGTGAGTTTTTCAAGAAACTTCAAGGACGAAAGATCGGAAGGAAAGGGTATCGCAAGCTGAACAGATTGAATATCAATTCCTCTAACA includes:
- the LOC105165706 gene encoding late embryogenesis abundant protein 76, whose amino-acid sequence is MTSIAFTTSITKLPTTNKLPFILGRQPTLSLLPIFHGAGRRYGTMATYDEAAEAAKHGRDAAKKGVDAAKRGGQQVKKEATAAADNAGQKMGDMAGKVSSTAQDAAGKVKQTAQDAAGKVKQTAEDAWGSVKDATNKIKDTVVGKAEASADSAKDTIREGAAKVDRTINSKN
- the LOC105165707 gene encoding LOW QUALITY PROTEIN: LRR receptor-like serine/threonine-protein kinase RCH1 (The sequence of the model RefSeq protein was modified relative to this genomic sequence to represent the inferred CDS: inserted 2 bases in 1 codon); the encoded protein is MTSDLGFEAKNLQMPMPRQFLNAAPDFSHLHHRYYFLLFLLTILSRTPLLAADSEVLVLFSWLRSSFSSSSPPPAFSTWNPQDSDPCKWSYITCSSDGFVRGIDIQSVQLAIPFPSDLSSLKFLEKLTISGANLTGTIPLDIGDCVLLKTIDVSFNSLVGNIPGSIGKLKNLEELTLNSNQLTGKIPAEIGGCTSLKSLAIFDNRLSGNIPAEIGLLSALETLRAGGNQDIDGEIPDEIGNCQNLQVLGLADTKISGSLPSSLGRLNNLQVLSLYTTMLSGEIPAEIGNCSELVDVYLYENSLSGALPRELGRLQKLEKLLLWQNSFVGSIPEEIGNCKSLVVLDFSLNFLSGSIPESFGNLTNLQELMLSSNNISGSIPAVLSNATSLIQFQIDSNQISGSIPPELGFLAQLQVFFAWXIXXXXSGCKSLQALDLSRNSLTGSLPPSIFQLRNLTKLLLIFNDISGFIPPEIGNCTSLIRLRLVGNKINGQIPREIGFLTNLSFLDLSDNHLSGVVPDEICNCGELQMLNLAGNSLTGNLPSSLSSLSKLEVLDVSMNQFNGPIPGSLGELYSLNRLSLGSNSFSGPIPSTLGRCSRLQLLDLSRNQLFGSIPVQIFEIEALEIALNLSWNALTGEIPPQIVALNKLSVLDLSHNKLGGDLMSLSGLVNLVSLNVSYNNFTGYLPDNKLFRQLSATELAGNQGLCARGHDSCFLSSAQGMGIPRARRSWRLKLAIALLTIVTIALAVLGTLAVLRVRKMNKEDADSELGEGESLSWKFTPFQKLNFSVEQILRCLVEANAIGKGCSGIVYRAELDNGEVIAVKKLWPTTVQAGYNCQNDQLGISGVRDSFSTEVKTLGSIRHKNIVKFLGCCWNQNTRLLMYDYMPNGSLGSLLHERNVGCLEWDVRYRIILGAAQGLAYLHHDCVPPIVHRDIKANNILIGLDFEPYIADFGLAKLVDDGDFARSSNTVAGSYGYIAPEYGYMMKITEKSDVYSYGVVVLEVLTGKQPIDPTIPDGLHIVDWVRQKRGGIEVLDPSLRLRPEPEIQEMMQTLGVAMLCVHPSPDDRPTMKDIAAMLKEIRHEREESSKDVLIKGSSQADDAERNKSSNGGGPSSAMQSFYLQSNNSSFSASSLLNSASSTAKFGFNKQ